The Candidatus Woesearchaeota archaeon genome window below encodes:
- a CDS encoding glycosyltransferase family 4 protein has translation MNIAIYTECPTEFYFRNLRELEKSKLIKIKIYDSRIARTAYHNPFRAIKHLFNPIRLLFHKKIIINFAPYSWAVFYFLILKLLKKDLIFFTSWPYWEENVKVPRVRFPFDRKLWKIFLKNIKIVVLNNETKLALEKFEDNKNIFIIPHGVDTQLFKPIKKSKSKKVRILFVGRLIKEKGINLVLELAEYFKEKAEFVIIGDGPEKEKVKNNKFIKYLGSINNESKLAFQNGISDISINTSYKIDKWEEWFGLTVIEAMSSGLPVISSNCIGPRQIISDNKDGFIVEQKNLNEFKSKLSKLIDNPNLRKSFSLAARKKALNYDISKLSKEWLKVLKSI, from the coding sequence ATGAATATTGCAATATACACAGAATGTCCAACTGAATTTTATTTTCGCAATCTTAGAGAGTTAGAAAAGTCTAAATTAATCAAGATTAAAATCTATGATTCTAGAATAGCAAGAACAGCTTATCATAATCCTTTTAGAGCTATAAAACATCTTTTTAACCCAATTAGACTACTCTTTCATAAAAAGATTATAATTAACTTTGCACCTTATAGCTGGGCTGTCTTTTATTTTCTAATACTTAAACTTCTAAAAAAAGATCTTATTTTCTTTACTTCTTGGCCTTATTGGGAAGAAAATGTTAAAGTACCAAGAGTTAGATTTCCTTTTGACAGAAAATTATGGAAAATATTCCTTAAAAATATTAAAATCGTAGTTTTAAATAATGAAACAAAACTTGCATTAGAGAAATTTGAAGACAACAAAAACATATTTATTATACCTCATGGTGTAGACACTCAATTATTCAAACCAATAAAAAAATCAAAATCTAAAAAAGTTAGGATATTGTTTGTTGGAAGATTAATCAAAGAAAAAGGAATAAACTTAGTATTAGAACTTGCAGAATATTTTAAAGAAAAAGCAGAATTTGTTATTATTGGAGATGGCCCCGAAAAAGAAAAAGTCAAAAATAATAAATTTATAAAATATTTAGGATCAATAAATAATGAATCCAAATTAGCTTTTCAAAATGGAATTTCAGATATTTCAATAAATACTTCATATAAAATTGATAAATGGGAAGAATGGTTTGGTTTAACTGTAATAGAAGCAATGTCCTCAGGTTTACCAGTAATTTCAAGTAATTGTATTGGTCCAAGACAAATTATATCTGATAATAAAGATGGATTTATTGTTGAGCAAAAAAATTTAAATGAATTCAAATCCAAGTTAAGTAAATTAATAGATAATCCAAATTTAAGAAAAAGTTTTAGTTTGGCTGCAAGAAAAAAAGCATTAAATTATGATATTAGCAAGCTTTCTAAAGAATGGTTAAAAGTTCTTAAATCCATTTAG
- a CDS encoding glycosyltransferase family 2 protein: MQDYTLIIPTKNEELTIGEVLDETLKVVPKEKILIVDGNSKDKTKSIILSKNIKIVEEEGIGKGSALRSASKFVKSKYLIFMDADGSHDPKDIPKMLLLLEKSNADMVVGSRMLGGSDELHGTLLNFAKNIGSGLIQLAINYRFKVNLTDSENGFRAIKTDVFKNLDLKSTDFDIEQEMVLKCLKKDYKILEIPSHEYERKAGNSKLSLFRIGYKFIWRLIINLI, encoded by the coding sequence GTGCAAGATTATACACTTATTATTCCTACAAAGAATGAAGAATTAACTATTGGAGAAGTTCTTGATGAAACTTTAAAAGTAGTTCCAAAAGAGAAAATTCTAATAGTTGATGGTAATTCTAAAGATAAAACAAAAAGTATTATTCTTTCAAAAAATATTAAAATTGTAGAAGAAGAAGGTATCGGAAAGGGTTCTGCTTTAAGAAGTGCTTCTAAATTTGTTAAATCTAAATATCTTATTTTTATGGACGCAGATGGTTCTCATGATCCAAAAGATATTCCTAAAATGCTTTTGCTTTTAGAAAAAAGCAATGCAGACATGGTCGTAGGTTCAAGAATGTTGGGAGGTAGTGATGAGCTTCATGGAACTTTACTAAATTTTGCAAAAAATATAGGCAGTGGTTTAATTCAATTAGCAATAAATTATAGATTTAAAGTTAATCTAACCGATTCTGAGAATGGTTTCAGAGCAATCAAGACAGATGTTTTTAAAAATTTAGATTTAAAATCCACTGACTTTGATATAGAACAGGAAATGGTTTTAAAATGTTTAAAAAAAGATTATAAAATTTTAGAAATCCCAAGTCATGAATATGAAAGAAAAGCAGGAAATTCAAAATTAAGTTTATTTAGAATAGGTTATAAATTTATCTGGAGGTTAATAATAAATTTAATATGA